A DNA window from Malus domestica chromosome 12, GDT2T_hap1 contains the following coding sequences:
- the LOC139189794 gene encoding uncharacterized protein produces the protein MFPLFELHRKFVVDFYFDIVNEDENEGEDNDSSGDEGRVPGDVGEGENELFPFTDDEDDDLEPNINGEDVVNGNEYEDYTSKATNDYSIDDYEQDLDNDDGLSDYNSDSDHDKVVSSEDEEEVDYMRSLSKRLYKDCPLGKVDLKDGQVFNDIKHFWNTLQDYVIQEGFEIHRKKNERTRVTTACKVVGCPWRIHASPTPTMSSITLILDPNMKSDAMKSELKDNYGVKACYIQLWRVRQKAKEVVEGKHAACYGKLRRYGNEVLKSNLGSTVKI, from the exons ATGTTTCCGTTATTTGAATTACACAGGAAGTTTGTGGttgatttttattttgacaTAGTTAATGAGGATGAGAACGAGGGTGAAGATAATGATAGTAGTGGTGATGAGGGTCGAGTACCTGGAGATGTTGGCGAAGGAGAAAACGAGTTGTTCCCATTCACAGATGATGAGGACGATGATTTGGAACCTAATATAAATGGTGAAGATGTGGTTAATGGTAATGAATATGAGGATTACACATCCAAGGCTACTAATGATTATAGTATTGATGATTATGAACAAGATTTGGACAATGATGATGGGCTTTCTGATTATAATTCGGACTCTGATCACGACAAGGTAGTTAGTtctgaggatgaggaagaggtTGACTATATGAGGAGTTTGAGTAAAAGGCTATACAAGGATTGCCCGTTAGGAAAGGTGGACTTGAAGGATGGTCAAGTGTTTAATGATATTAAGCATTTCTGGAATACACTTCAAGACTACGTTATACAAGAGGGATTCGAAATTCATCGAAAGAAGAATGAAAGAACTAGAGTTACTACTGCTTGTAAG gTTGTTGGTTGTCCTTGGCGTATTCATGCCTCTCCTACACCCACAATGTCCTCAATAAC GTTAATCTTAGACCCGAACATGAAATCGGATGCTATGAAGAGTGAGCTAAAAGACAATTATGGGGTTAAAGCTTGTTACATACAGTTATGGAGAGTAAGACAGAAGGCTAAAGAGGTCGTGGAAGGGAAGCATGCTGCATGTTATGGTAAGTTAAGAAGATATGGGAATGAGGTTCTCAAATCAAATCTAGGGAGCACTGTGAAGATTTAG
- the LOC103413590 gene encoding uncharacterized protein, whose amino-acid sequence MYLLVQTKVVWGPNISSITATTSSLLFPFSCVDVPQILNAPAIVRRNTQQSYHVVFKGKLKKIHVNKRDGNVGFRMSRTLLQSKNPPPSTLSPPPSSALSSTMKIKTLVHTLIFSHMCRVIRCLNKARSKAFSILIQVLRNRQPMQLIYPTKKTKNKNKTKKIFFGSFRLHYNWSTHVLPVPACVYDGLTATNLYYDSTWNSVLSTDGQQCEDNHGAESQLSGYLQWLEEKVVPDNNNNSMSDDQTDANEIDKLADLFIAKSHEQFILEKQESYRRFQEMLARSM is encoded by the exons ATGTATCTTTTGGTACAGACTAAAGTCGTTTGGGGGCCTAACATTTCCTCCATTACTGCAACTACTTCCTCTTTGCTTTTTCCCTTCTCTTGTGTTGATGTTCCTCAGATTCTCAATGCACCTGCTATTGTCAGGAGAAACACACAACAATCTTACCAT GTCGTATTTAAAG gcAAATTGAAGAAGATACATGTGAATAAGAGAGATGGAAATGTTGGGTTTAGGATG AGTCGGACCCTCCTCCAATCTAAAAACCCCCCACCCTCCACCttatcaccaccaccatcttctGCCTTAAGCTCTACCATGAAGATCAAAACCCTAGTCCACACCCTCATTTTCTCACACATGTGCCGCGTAATTCGGTGCCTCAACAAAGCCAGGTCCAAAGCCTTTTCAATTCTCATTCAGGTTCTCAGAAATAGGCAACCCATGCAGCTCATCTACCCCACCAAAAAAaccaagaacaagaacaagaccAAGAAGATATTCTTCGGCTCGTTTAGACTGCACTACAACTGGTCTACGCATGTGTTGCCCGTGCCTGCGTGTGTCTACGATGGATTAACGGCAACAAATTTGTACTATGATTCTACATGGAATTCAGTACTTTCAACTGATGGCCAGCAATGTGAGGATAATCATGGTGCTGAATCACAGCTCTCTGGGTACCTCCAATGGCTTGAGGAGAAGGTGGTCcctgataataataataattccaTGTCCGATGATCAGACTGATGCTAATGAGATCGATAAGCTAGCTGATTTGTTCATTGCTAAAAGCCATGAGCAGTTCATATTGGAGAAGCAGGAGTCCTACAGGAGATTTCAAGAAATGCTTGCCAGAAGCATGTGA